One window from the genome of Motilibacter aurantiacus encodes:
- a CDS encoding right-handed parallel beta-helix repeat-containing protein, with translation MLRAPRPLPRALPLAVPVAVSVAAVVGAALALPAAPAYAAPAGCPRATVTVSSTDGLKKALREAGPGTTIGLANGAYQGPFTIERSGRAGKPLRLCGGRGAVLRGKAGLKGNTLHLEGVHHVEVRGLTIRGGLKGLMADRTTDSVLAGLLIERVGHEALHLRSFSKRNTVTGNTIRRTGLKEERFGEGIYVGSAQSNWGKYSGGKPDRSDGNVISRNTVSATTAESVDIKEGTSGGRLVGNRFDGRALSTADQYADSWVDVKGNGWVVTGNVGRNTRRDGFQVHSILDGWGKGNVFSRNRAVVGPDGLAINVDTAEPNTVRCDNTVSGGARLSNVTCA, from the coding sequence CGCTCCCTCGTGCCCTGCCCCTCGCCGTGCCCGTCGCGGTGAGCGTCGCCGCGGTGGTCGGAGCGGCGCTGGCGCTCCCGGCCGCCCCGGCCTACGCCGCCCCCGCCGGCTGCCCGAGGGCGACGGTGACGGTCTCGAGCACGGACGGGCTGAAGAAGGCGCTGCGGGAGGCCGGGCCCGGGACCACGATCGGCTTGGCGAACGGGGCCTACCAGGGGCCGTTCACGATCGAGCGCTCGGGACGGGCCGGCAAGCCGCTCCGCCTCTGCGGCGGCCGCGGGGCCGTGCTCCGGGGCAAGGCCGGCCTGAAGGGCAACACCCTGCACCTCGAGGGCGTGCACCACGTCGAGGTACGCGGGCTCACCATCCGCGGCGGGCTCAAGGGGCTCATGGCCGACCGAACGACGGACTCGGTGCTCGCCGGGCTGCTCATCGAGCGGGTGGGGCACGAGGCGCTGCACCTGCGCTCGTTCAGCAAGCGCAACACGGTCACCGGCAACACGATCCGCCGGACCGGCTTGAAGGAAGAGCGCTTCGGTGAAGGGATCTACGTCGGATCCGCGCAGAGCAACTGGGGCAAGTACTCCGGCGGCAAGCCCGACCGCAGCGACGGCAACGTGATCTCGCGCAACACGGTCAGCGCGACGACCGCGGAGAGCGTGGACATCAAGGAGGGCACATCGGGCGGCCGGCTCGTCGGCAACCGCTTCGACGGCAGGGCGCTCTCCACCGCCGACCAGTACGCGGACTCGTGGGTCGACGTGAAGGGCAACGGCTGGGTCGTCACCGGGAACGTCGGCAGGAACACCCGCCGGGACGGCTTCCAGGTCCACAGCATCCTGGACGGCTGGGGCAAGGGAAACGTCTTTTCCCGCAACAGGGCGGTCGTCGGGCCGGACGGCCTGGCGATCAACGTCGACACGGCCGAGCCGAACACCGTCCGCTGCGACAACACGGTGTCCGGTGGCGCTCGGCTGTCCAACGTCACCTGCGCCTGA
- a CDS encoding putative quinol monooxygenase, whose protein sequence is MILIVVKWHVRDEYADRWPELVREFTEATRAEPGNEFFEWSRSVEDPSTWMLVEGFRDAAAGSEHVGSEHFRTATAAFPDYVSRTPEIMYVDSPDLSGWGPMAEVQPRG, encoded by the coding sequence GTGATTCTCATCGTCGTGAAGTGGCATGTCCGGGACGAGTACGCCGACCGCTGGCCCGAGCTGGTCCGCGAGTTCACCGAGGCGACCCGCGCCGAGCCGGGCAACGAGTTCTTCGAGTGGTCGCGCAGCGTGGAGGACCCCTCGACGTGGATGCTCGTCGAAGGCTTCCGGGACGCGGCCGCCGGCTCCGAGCACGTCGGCTCCGAGCACTTCAGGACCGCGACGGCGGCGTTCCCCGACTACGTGAGCCGGACCCCGGAGATCATGTACGTCGACTCCCCCGACCTCAGCGGATGGGGCCCGATGGCGGAGGTGCAGCCGCGCGGCTGA